A stretch of Brassica napus cultivar Da-Ae chromosome C6, Da-Ae, whole genome shotgun sequence DNA encodes these proteins:
- the LOC111206725 gene encoding dentin sialophosphoprotein translates to MADEEVISMMLSSITIGDGDDQDSSSFAKILNGLGDGDESSSSKITSLTDHGDTSEPSSFKITSLIDHVDTSESSSPLKMPSCFTEHGDASEPLPLKKWPSEPESYSPKMLSFTEHGDASDPLPSKKWPRLMDRKEPEFVSPKMPSCFTEHGDASEPLPSKKWLSETESDSPKSSSTSGSGSGSDSGSGSGSGSGSGSSTSSVESTCSSFCVMLQMITLNSINQGRSAPPAANLVEESDPNTILLNTPMTFLMESFNSGWNESVDSLSILPATKEDLFAICSVLLPAAYTTGLWFDSFDNSPKRLPGLVCLELYLAWKAAGFKAGSYVLRKYGYEKHLEMEDFSDFFTWGSF, encoded by the exons ATGGCGGACGAGGAAGTCATCAGCATG ATGCTAAGCTCGATCACTATCGGAGATGGTGACGATCAAGATTCTTCGTCTTTTGCGAAG ATACTAAACGGTCTCGGAGATGGTGATGAATCTTCGTCTTCTAAG ATAACGAGCTTGACTGATCATGGAGATACTTCTGAACCATCGTCTTTCAAG ATAACAAGCTTGATTGATCATGTTGATACTTCTGAATCATCATCGCCTCTCAAG ATGCCAAGCTGCTTTACTGAACATGGAGATGCTTCTGAACCTTTGCCTTTGAAGAAGTGGCCAAGCGAGCCTGAGTCTTACTCTCCAAAG ATGCTAAGCTTTACTGAACATGGAGATGCTTCTGACCCTTTGCCTTCGAAGAAGTGGCCAAGATTGATGGATCGCAAGGAGCCTGAGTTTGTGTCTCCAAAG ATGCCAAGCTGCTTTACTGAACATGGAGATGCTTCTGAACCTTTGCCTTCGAAGAAGTGGCTAAGCGAGACTGAGTCTGACTCTCCAAAG AGCTCATCAACATCTGGCTCAGGGAGTGGTTCAGATTCAGGTTCTGGGTCTGGGTCTGGTTCAGGTTCAGGGTCTTCTACGAGCTCTGTGGAGTCAACCTGTTCATCGTTCTGTGTGATGCTTCAGATGATTACGCTAAACTCTATCAATCAGGGAAGATCAGCTCCTCCTGCAGCAAACCTCGTCGAAGAATCAGATCCGAACACAATACTTCTCAACACTCCAATGACGTTTCTCATGGAATCCTTCAATTCGGGGTGGAACGAAAGTGTTGACAGTCTTTCCATTTTGCCGGCTACCAAAGAAGACTTGTTTGCCATATGCAGCGTCTTGCTTCCTGCGGCCTATACGACGGGTCTTTGGTTCGACTCATTTGACAATTCTCCCAAACGTCTGCCTGGTTTGGTTTGCCTCGAACTGTATCTTGCATGGAAGGCCGCTGGATTCAAGGCTGGAAGTTACGTGTTAAGAAAGTATGGTTATGAGAAGCATTTAGAGATGGAGGATTTCAGCGACTTCTTTACTTGGGGCAGCTTTTGA
- the LOC106446497 gene encoding ADP-ribosylation factor 2-B translates to MGLGFAKLVSSLFAKKEMRLLMVGLDAAGKTTILYKLKLGEIVTTIPTIGFNVETVEYRNISFTVWDIGGQDKLRPLWKYYFQNTQGLIFVVDSNDRDRVVEARDELHRILNEDELRDAVLLVFANKQDLPNAMNAAEITDKLGLHSLRQRHWYIQSTSATSGQGLYEGLEWLSNNIGGKA, encoded by the exons ATGGGTTTGGGTTTTGCCAAGCTTGTTAGCAGTCTCTTtgcaaagaaggagatgagacTTCTGATGGTTGGTCTTGATGCTGCTGGTAAGACCACTATTCTCTACAAGCTCAAGCTCGGAGAGATTGTCACCACCATCCCCACTATTG GTTTTAACGTGGAAACTGTGGAGTACAGGAACATCAGTTTCACAGTGTGGGATATAGGGGGTCAGGACAAG CTCCGTCCCTTGTGGAAGTACTACTTCCAGAACACGCAGGGTCTGATCTTTGTCGTGGACAGCAACGACAGAGACAGAGTTGTTGAGGCTAGAGATGAACTGCACAGGATACTCAATGAG GACGAGCTGCGTGATGCTGTGTTGCTGGTGTTTGCCAACAAGCAAGATCTTCCAAATGCGATGAACGCAGCTGAGATCACAGATAAGCTTGGCCTTCACTCCCTGCGTCAGCGTCACTG GTACATCCAGAGCACAAGCGCCACTTCAGGTCAAGGACTGTACGAAGGTCTGGAATGGTTATCCAACAACATCGGTGGCAAG GCGTAA
- the LOC125588604 gene encoding uncharacterized protein LOC125588604 isoform X1, whose product MVKAAKTDLDQARVRISELEAEVTRLGSKADAQQGEIESQKLDIQVKSRRINDLEAARKIAEHQVRELIASSRDSQKNKEAEVKLAVREGKKEVAEAYGKILVCVKEKFARKKDEVDALVYAQELQANADLLKDMLNNKIQSVEEEYNQLVALLPEATTAYEKAQVSDFSVSKLPLPQISESSAPVEAAIGGDGNVVDEGVPAGAGDPIQEEKED is encoded by the exons ATGGTTAAGGCAGCCAAAACCGATCTTGACCAAGCCCGGGTTCGAATTTCTGAACTCGAAGCCGAAGTGACGAGGCTAGGCTCGAAGGCCGATGCTCAGCAAGGAGAGATCGAGAGTCAAAAGCTCGATATCCAGGTGAAGAGCAGGAGGATCAATGATTTAGAGGCTGCTCGAAAGATAGCTGAGCATCAAGTACGTGAACTCATTGCCTCATCCCGGGATAGCCAGAAGAACAAGGAAGCTGAAGTCAAGCTGGCTGTCAGGGAAGGGAAGAAAGAAGTCGCCGAAGCTTACGGCAAGATCCTGGTCTGTGTTAAGGAGAAGTTTGCTAGGAAGAAAGATGAGGTCGACGCTTTGGTGTACGCTCAGGAGCTCCAAGCTAATGCCGACCTCTTGAAGGATATGCTGAACAACAAGATCCAAAGCGTTGAAGAGGAGTACAACCAATTGGTGGCCTTATTACCAGAAGCGACAACTGCGTATGAGAAGGCTCAAGTCTCTGACTTCTCGGTCAGCAAGCTTCCTCTTCCCCAGATCTCGGAGAGTTCAG CTCCAGTCGAGGCAGCAATAGGAGGTGACGGCAATGTGGTCGATGAGGGAGTTCCTGCCGGTGCTGGTGATCCGATTcaggaagagaaggaagattga
- the LOC125588604 gene encoding uncharacterized protein LOC125588604 isoform X2 → MVKAAKTDLDQARVRISELEAEVTRLGSKADAQQGEIESQKLDIQVKSRRINDLEAARKIAEHQVRELIASSRDSQKNKEAEVKLAVREGKKEVAEAYGKILVCVKEKFARKKDEVDALVYAQELQANADLLKDMLNNKIQSVEEEYNQLVALLPEATTAYEKAQVSDFSVSKLPLPQISESSVEAAIGGDGNVVDEGVPAGAGDPIQEEKED, encoded by the exons ATGGTTAAGGCAGCCAAAACCGATCTTGACCAAGCCCGGGTTCGAATTTCTGAACTCGAAGCCGAAGTGACGAGGCTAGGCTCGAAGGCCGATGCTCAGCAAGGAGAGATCGAGAGTCAAAAGCTCGATATCCAGGTGAAGAGCAGGAGGATCAATGATTTAGAGGCTGCTCGAAAGATAGCTGAGCATCAAGTACGTGAACTCATTGCCTCATCCCGGGATAGCCAGAAGAACAAGGAAGCTGAAGTCAAGCTGGCTGTCAGGGAAGGGAAGAAAGAAGTCGCCGAAGCTTACGGCAAGATCCTGGTCTGTGTTAAGGAGAAGTTTGCTAGGAAGAAAGATGAGGTCGACGCTTTGGTGTACGCTCAGGAGCTCCAAGCTAATGCCGACCTCTTGAAGGATATGCTGAACAACAAGATCCAAAGCGTTGAAGAGGAGTACAACCAATTGGTGGCCTTATTACCAGAAGCGACAACTGCGTATGAGAAGGCTCAAGTCTCTGACTTCTCGGTCAGCAAGCTTCCTCTTCCCCAGATCTCGGAGAGTTCAG TCGAGGCAGCAATAGGAGGTGACGGCAATGTGGTCGATGAGGGAGTTCCTGCCGGTGCTGGTGATCCGATTcaggaagagaaggaagattga